One part of the Anaerolineae bacterium genome encodes these proteins:
- a CDS encoding site-specific DNA-methyltransferase, translating to MPSKIHNTAAISLGLAYREKLISLLKGDLNFHDQPSNYASHNFHAFPAKFPPQLPRKFIEGLTEPGDIVLDPMMGSGTTVVEALLSGRKPIGFDIDPLAVRLSKVKTSKVDIEQIKGAGQRIIHQASLALNNREMLLGELATRFDNKTREFIDYWFAPPTQLELVALVIQIEKLTDLELRNFFSVILSSIIITKSGGVSLAFDLAHTRPHRAKVVLSQSGEIILGEDTARSDSRRVRLLTKTLHSPIEEFEKRLQRNLSGLIRYTPDMISPRIQFADAQQLPLDNETVDLIVTSPPYISNAIDYMRAHKFSLVWLGYPIQELGNKRKAYIGGEAVSDTTLLDLPSVVHQVVHSVGQLDRKKAQAVHRYYSEMTLVLKEMYRVLRPGKAAIVVVGTSVIREIDTQIDLCLAEIGKHIGFEIPAIGVRNLDRNRRMLPAGATIDGNSQIEQRMHEEFIIGFYKPISGQGNNDHK from the coding sequence CGATATCTCTTGGATTAGCTTATCGTGAGAAGCTAATCAGCCTATTAAAAGGCGATCTGAATTTTCATGATCAGCCTAGTAATTATGCGTCACACAACTTTCACGCTTTTCCTGCAAAGTTTCCTCCTCAGTTACCTCGGAAGTTTATTGAAGGACTTACAGAACCAGGCGACATTGTTCTTGATCCAATGATGGGATCAGGAACGACAGTGGTCGAGGCTTTACTGTCTGGACGCAAGCCGATTGGGTTTGATATTGATCCTTTGGCTGTTCGTCTTTCTAAAGTGAAAACGTCTAAAGTAGATATTGAACAGATCAAAGGTGCCGGTCAACGAATTATTCATCAAGCATCATTAGCTTTGAACAATCGGGAGATGCTTTTAGGTGAATTGGCTACACGGTTTGACAATAAAACAAGAGAATTTATTGACTACTGGTTTGCGCCCCCAACCCAACTTGAGCTTGTTGCTTTGGTAATTCAGATAGAGAAGTTAACTGATCTTGAACTTAGGAATTTCTTTTCAGTAATTCTTTCAAGCATTATCATTACAAAATCGGGTGGTGTATCTCTAGCTTTTGACCTGGCACATACACGTCCACATAGAGCAAAGGTAGTTTTGTCTCAGAGTGGAGAGATTATTCTGGGGGAAGATACCGCTCGCAGCGATTCGCGACGTGTGAGATTGCTAACCAAGACTTTGCATTCACCTATAGAGGAGTTTGAAAAGCGGTTACAGCGCAACCTGTCAGGTCTCATTCGATACACACCGGACATGATTTCTCCAAGGATACAATTCGCCGATGCACAGCAGTTACCGCTAGACAATGAGACGGTAGATTTGATTGTGACTTCACCCCCTTATATATCAAATGCGATCGACTATATGCGTGCGCATAAGTTCTCATTGGTATGGTTAGGCTACCCAATTCAAGAGCTTGGAAACAAGCGAAAAGCGTATATCGGCGGGGAAGCAGTTTCGGACACGACACTGCTTGACTTGCCTAGTGTTGTCCATCAGGTAGTGCACAGCGTCGGCCAACTTGACAGGAAAAAGGCGCAAGCTGTTCATCGCTACTATTCGGAAATGACTCTTGTACTGAAAGAGATGTACCGCGTTTTGCGCCCTGGCAAAGCGGCAATTGTAGTTGTAGGTACTTCTGTTATCAGGGAGATCGACACGCAAATTGACCTGTGTTTAGCAGAGATTGGTAAGCACATTGGATTTGAGATTCCTGCGATTGGCGTAAGGAATCTGGATCGCAATCGACGCATGTTACCAGCTGGCGCCACTATAGATGGTAACTCACAAATCGAACAGAG